Proteins encoded together in one Carya illinoinensis cultivar Pawnee chromosome 3, C.illinoinensisPawnee_v1, whole genome shotgun sequence window:
- the LOC122304591 gene encoding uncharacterized protein LOC122304591, translating to MKDEEFVTSYCARTMEISNKMRFHGEKMDDVTIVEKILRSLTPMFDYVSSLLVHEQKMNRSSTTEEQALKASTSTHFSNSRGRDRDRGKGRGDRGNRDGSRLPKDKEKEAQSNFAKKKEVETLLMVVQANQEPESDVWVMEKGDIEIRTKNGFVETISNVLYIPDLKSNLLSAGQLQENGYVIIIQKGVCEIYDPTREAIVVVQMSSNRLFPLEIKSVQSCLVADIKDPSWLWHFRYDYLSFGGLKTLQQKNMVTGLPQIIILS from the exons ATGAAGGATGAGGAATTTGTCACCAGCTACTGTGCCAGGACTATGGAGATCAGCAACAAAATGCGATTTCATGGTGAGAAGATGGACGATGTCACCATTGTGGAGAAGATATTGCGTTCCCTAACACCAATGTTTGATTATGTC AGCTCCTTGCTGGTCCATGAACAGAAGATGAACCGAAGttcaactacagaagagcaagcTTTAAAGGCTTCTACCTCTACTCATTTCTCAAACTCTAGAGGAAGGGATAGAGATCGAGGTAAAGGAAGGGGAGATCGAGGCAATAGAGATGGCAGCAG GTTGCCTAAAGACAAAGAAAAGGAAGCGCAATCAAATTTtgccaaaaagaaagaagtggAAACTTTGTTAATGGTTGTTCAAGCTAATCAGGAACCTGAGTCTGATGTTTG GGTAATGGAAAAGGGTGATATTGAGATAAGAACCAAGAATGGTTTTGTAGAAACAATTTCTAATGTCCTTTACATTCCTGACTTGAAAAGCAATTTGTTAAGTGCTGGTcaattgcaagaaaatggttatGTAATCATTATTCAAAAGGGTGTTTGTGAGATTTATGATCCTACTAGAGAAGCTATTGTTGTtgtacaaatgagttcaaacaGGTTGTTTCCATTGGAGATTAAAAGTGTGCAATCTTGTTTGGTAGCTGACATAAAAGATCCTTCTTGGTTGTGGCATTTTCGTTATGACTACTTGAGTTTTGGTGGATTGAAGACCCTCCAACAGAAAAATATGGTGACAGGTCTTCCTCAGATTATTATTCTTTCCTAA